The genomic stretch TCCGCTCGGCGCAATGCTGACCGAAGCCAAGGTGGCAGAGGCAAGGTCGGCAATCCGCGCCGGTGCCACCGAGATTGACATGGTGATGAATATCGGGCTGTTCAGGGCGCAGCGGTACCGTGAGGTGTTGCTTGACATTCAGGCGGTGAAGCGGGTGGCAGGGAAAAGGGTGGTCAAGGTGATCATTGAGACCGGGCTTCTGACCGATGAGGAGAAGGTGCGGGCAGCACGGCTGGTGCTTGCATCCGGTGCCGATTTTGTCAAGACCTCAACCGGCTTCGGTCCGGGCGGGGCAACGGTTGAAGATGTGGCACTGCTTGCCGGAGTGGTCCGGGGCAGGATCGGAATCAAGGCTGCCGGCGGGATCCGG from candidate division WOR-3 bacterium encodes the following:
- the deoC gene encoding deoxyribose-phosphate aldolase yields the protein MSEIARFIDHTRLKPETTPTDIRQLCREAKRYGFATVCVNSCYVPLAVRLLAGSGVGVCSVVGFPLGAMLTEAKVAEARSAIRAGATEIDMVMNIGLFRAQRYREVLLDIQAVKRVAGKRVVKVIIETGLLTDEEKVRAARLVLASGADFVKTSTGFGPGGATVEDVALLAGVVRGRIGIKAAGGIRTLEQAGALLAAGATRLGTSAGVAIVSEEQSSKQ